A single genomic interval of Bos indicus isolate NIAB-ARS_2022 breed Sahiwal x Tharparkar chromosome 5, NIAB-ARS_B.indTharparkar_mat_pri_1.0, whole genome shotgun sequence harbors:
- the LOC109558375 gene encoding olfactory receptor 8S1-like: MALGNHSTITEFILLGLSADPHVQALSFVFFLAIYLLTLLGNLTMMLVIRTDSHLHTPMYFFLSHLSFLDFCFSSATVPKMLEILLSQKKTVSVEACLAQVFFVFDLGGTEACLLSVMAYDRYAAICHPLLYGKKMSNQLCKGLVLGSWSLGFLDAFINILLAMDFDFCRDQFIPYYSCELPSLFPLSCSDVSTSFTILLCSSLLHGLGTCFLIILSYTLIVSTILNIRSSSYRSKAFSTCSSHLTAVLLFYCSAFLRHIVPTLGSPQELIFSVQYSVITPLMNPLIYSLKNNEVKAAMKRTFRKYLHC; the protein is encoded by the coding sequence ATGGCCTTGGGGAACCACAGCACTATCACTGAATTCATTCTCCTTGGACTGTCTGCAGACCCTCATGTCCAGGCGTTATCCTTTGTGTTCTTCCTAGCAATTTACCTCCTGACTCTGCTGGGTAACCTGACAATGATGCTGGTGATCAGAACCGATTCTCACCTCCACactcccatgtacttcttcctgagTCACCTTTCTTTCCtagatttttgcttctcttctgccACAGTACCCAAGATGCTGGAAATTCTCCTGTCTCAGAAGAAAACAGTCTCTGTGGAGGCCTGTCTAGCTCAAGTCTTCTTTGTGTTTGACTTGGGGGGCACTGAAGCCTGTCTGCTCTCAGTTATGGCCTATGATCGCTACGCTGCCATCTGCCACCCTCTGCTCTATGGCAAGAAGATGAGCAACCAGCTCTGTAAAGGTCTGGTGTTAGGTTCCTGGAGCCTGGGTTTTCTGGACGCATTCATCAACATCCTTCTAGCTATGGATTTTGACTTCTGTAGGGATCAGTTTATCCCCTACTACAGCTGTGAGCtgccctctctctttcccctttcctgCTCTGATGTCTCCACCAGTTTCACTATTCTGCTCTGCTCTAGTCTCCTGCATGGGCTGGGAACCTGTTTCCTAATCATACTGTCTTACACTCTCATTGTTTCTACCATCCTAAATATCCGCTCCTCTTCATATAGAAGcaaggccttctccacctgctcttCCCACCTCACTGCAGTGCTCCTATTTTATTGTTCAGCTTTCCTTCGCCATATAGTGCCAACCTTGGGCTCTCCACAGGAGTTGATCTTCTCTGTACAATACAGTGTGATCACTCCCTTAATGAATCCCCTTATCTATAGCCTGAAGAACAATGAGGTGAAAGCAGCTATGAAAAGGACCTTTAGAAAATATCTCCATTGCTAG